Genomic window (Sphingosinicella microcystinivorans):
AGCGACGCCGCCATCAGCAGCGCGGCGAGACCGCCGAAGAAGAACGCGGGCCGCGTTTCCTTGAGCAGCAGGAAGAACACCGAAAGGATGCGGAAACCGTCGCGGAACGTCCTCAGCTTGCTGACCGAGCCCTCGGGTCGCACGCCGTAGTCGATTTCGATCTCCGCCACCGGCAGCATCAGCTGGCTCGCGTGGACGGACATCTCGGTCTCGATCTCGAAGCCGCGGCTCACCGCCGGGAACGTCTTGGCGAAGCGGCGGCTGAACACGCGGTAGCCCGAGAAGATGTCGCTGAAATCGTCGCCGAACATCCACTGGAAGACGCCGTTGAACAGGCGGTTGCCGAGCGCGTGGCCCGAACGCCCGGCGTCCTGCCGCACGCCGCGCCGCGTTCCCACCACCATGTCGAGCCTGCGCTCGACGAGCGCCTTCACGAGCATCGGCGCGTCGACCGCCGCATAGGTGCCGTCGCCGTCCGCCATCACGTAGATGTCGGCGTCGACCTCGGCGAACATGCGGCGCACGACATGGCCCTTGCCCTGCCGCGTCTCGCGGATGACGACCGCGCCCGCGGCTTCCGCCACGCGCGCCGTGTCGTCGGAGGAATTGTTGTCGAACACATAGACGACCGCGCCGGGCAGCGCCTCCGCGAAGCCCGCGACGACATCCGCGATCGTCGCCGCCTCGTTGTAGCACGGCAGCACGACGGCGGTCGAAAGCCCGACGCGCGGGTGCGCGGTGTCGAACTGCGAGGCGGAAGGAATGGAGACCATGACGTTTCCCTGGCAGGCGGAATGTCCCGATGCTGCGGAGCCTAGGGCGGCGATGGCTTCCAACTGGTTAATATCCGCCCTTTCGAAGCCGACTGTTAACCATGTCCCGCGTAGACCGGCGCGCATGGACACCGATCGGACCCGCGGCCTCCTCGTGCCGCTCATCATCGTCTGGCTGCTCGCCGCGCTCGCGCTCACCCTCGTGAACCGCGCGGACATCGCCGCGCTCGACCTTCCGGACACCGACGACGCGCAGCGGCTGATGCAGGTGCGCGACTGGCTCGGCGGGCAGGCGTGGGGCGATGTCGACCAGCACCGCATGAACCCGCCCGCGGGCGCGGACATGCACTGGTCGCGCCTCGTCGACCTGCCGATCGCGGGCATCATCGTCGTCACCGAGCCGGTTTTCGGCCGCGCCGCCGCCGAGCGTATCGCCGGAACGGCGGTGCCGCTCCTCGCCCTGTTCGTGGCGATGGGCGCGGCCGCGCTCACCGCCTTCCGCCTCGCCGGGCGGCAGGCCGCCATCCTCGCGGCCGTGTTCATCGCGGCGAGCGGCCAGATCCTGTCGCTGTTCAAGCCACTCAGGATCGACCACCACAACTGGCAGATCGCCCTCATGCTGTGCGCCGTGGCGGCGCTCGCCGATCCGCGCCGCCGCTTCTCCTCCGGCGTCCTCGCCGGGCTCGCCACCGTCGCGGCGCTGGTCATCGGGCTCGAGATGCTGCCGCACCTCGTCGTCGCGGGCGCGATCCTCGTGCTCGGCTGGTGCCTTCAGCCCGCGCTCGGGCGGCTGCTCGCGGGCTACGGCGTCGCGCTCGTCGTGGGGTCGGCGCTCGCCTATCCGGCCTTCGTGCCGCCCGCGCGCTGGTGGTTCGCCGCCTGCGACGCGATCTCGCCCGTCTATGCCGTCCCGCTCGTGTTCGGCGGCGCGCTCGCCGCGCTGCTGCCGCAGATCGACCTGCTCACCACGCCGCTCAGGCGCGGCATCGCTGCCGCCGCGGGCTTCGCGAGCGTCGGCATCGCCGTGCTCGTCGCCTTCCCGCACTGCGCGAGCGGCCCGATGGGCACGCTCGACCCCGCCTTCCTGCCGGTCCTCGCCCGCATCAGCGAGGCGCGCTCGATCGTCAGCTACCTCGGCAGCGAGCCCGAAACCGCGATCGCCTTCGGGCTTTACCCGTTCATCGGCATCGCCTGCGCGTTCGTCATGCTGCGCCGCGCGGACGCCGACCGGCGCTTCGGCTGGAGCCTCGTGTTCGGCCTGCTCGCCATCACGACATGGCTGATGTTCCTGCAACTGCGCGCCGCGACCGGCCCGAACGCGCTCGCCGCCGTCGCCGCTGCCGCCGTCGCCGCGATGCTGCTGCCCCGCGCCCGCGCGATCCCGGCGATGCTGCCGCGAATCGGTGCGACCGCGCTCGTGCTCGTCGGCCTCACCAGCGCGCTTCCCATGTTCGCCGCGCTCGCGGCGAAGCGCGTCGGCGGCTCCGGCAACGCCGCCCCAGCAACGGACACGCTCGCGTCCTGCACGGCGTCCGCGACGCTCGCGCCGCTGAACGGCGTGCCGAAGGGCATCATCGCCGACGTGTTCGACATGGGCCCCGCGATCCTCGTCCACACGCCGCACGGCGTCATCGCCGGCCCCTACCACCGCAACGCGGCCTCCATCGCGGATTCCGTCCGGCTGTGGCGCGCGGGGGACGACGAGGCGAAAGCCATCGCCGCCCGCTACGGCGCGACCTATGTGCTCGGCTGCGTCGGCACCAACGACCTCGCCGCCGCGAAGAAGGACGCGCCCGAGGGGCTGTGGGCGCACCTCGAAGCCGGTGAAGTCCCGGCATGGCTCGAACCCGTGCCGATGCCGAAGGGCTCGCCCTTGCGGCTCTACCGGATCAAAGGCTGAAGCTCGCCCGGATTCCGTCGATCACGTACTGCGCGGCGAGCGCGGCGAGGATGACGCCGAGCAGCCGCGTGATCATCGCTTCGATCTTCTCGCCGAGCAGCCGCATCAGCGGCCCGGCGGTGAGCAGCGCCGCGAGCGTCAGCACGAGCACGATGCCGAGCGCGGCGAGCACGACGCTGCGCTCCGCCCAGCCGTTCGCCTGCGAGGTGAGCAGCATCACGCTCGCGATCGAGCCCGGCCCGGCGAGCATCGGGATCGCCATCGGGAACACCGAGACGTCCTCGATGTCCTTGGACGCCACCTCCTGCGCGCGCGCGCTACGCCGCTCGGTGCGCTTCTCGAACACCATCTCGGACGCGATCAGGAACAGGAGGATGCCGCCCGCGATGCGGAACGCATCGAGGCTGATGCCGAGCGCGGCGAGCATCCCCTTGCCGAGGAAGGCGAAGAACAGCAGCACGCCCGCCGCCACCAGCACCGAGCGGATCGCCATCGCGCGGCGCTGCTGCGGGGACGCGCCCGCCGTCAACGAGGAATAGATGGGCGCGCATCCCGGCGGGTCGATCACCACGAACAGCGTGGCGAGCGCCGAGACGAACAGCTCGGTCATTACAAGCCTTCGGGCGCCGGCAGCCCGGCGCGGCGATGCGCGGCGACGAGCGTGTTGCGCAGAAGCACGGCGATGGTCATCGGCCCGACGCCGCCCGGCACCGGCGTCACCGCGCTCGCCGTCTCCAGCGCCTCGCCGTAGGCGACGTCGCCGACGAGTCGCGTCCTGCCCTCGCCGCGCTCCGGCGCCGCGATGCGGTTGATGCCGACGTCGATGACGACCGCGCCCCGCTTCAACCAGTCGCCGCGCACCATCTCGGGCCGTCCCACCGCGGCGACCACGATGTCCGCCTCGCGCACCACGGCGGGCAGGTCGGCGGTGCGGCTGTGCGCGACGGTCACGGTGGCGTTCGCGGCGAGCAGGAGCTGCACCATCGGCTTGCCGACGATGTTGGAGCGGCCGATGACGACCGCGCGCTTCCCCGAGAGGTCGCGGCCCAGCCGGTCCTCCAGCAGCATCATGCAGCCGAGCGGCGTGCACGGCACGAGACCGGGAAGCCCGGTCGCCAGCCGTCCGGCGTTCACGATGTGAAACCCGTCCACATCCTTGTCGGGGTCGATCGCCTCGATCACCGCGCTCTCGCGCATGTGCTTCGGCAGCGGCAATTGCACGAGGATGCCGTCGACGCTGTCGTCGGCGTTCAGCCTTTCGACGAGCGCGACGAGATCGGCCTCGGGCGTCTCCGCAGGCAGGCGATGCTCGAAGCTCGCCATGCCGGCCTCGACCGTCGCCTTGTGCTTGGAGCCGACGTAGACCTGGCTCGCCGGGTCCTCGCCGACCAGCACGACCGCGAGGCCGGGCCGCCTGCCGGTCGCGGCGAGGAACGGTGCGACGCCTGCGGAAATACGTCCGCGGAGACCCTCGGCAAACGCCTTGCCGTCGATACGCTCAGCCGTCATTCGAAAAGCCCTCAACCGGCCATGATGTCGAAGACCAGCGCCGGAACCAGCCGCTGGATGAGGATCAGGCCTAGGATCAGCACCATCGGCGAAAGGTCGATGCCGCCGAGGTCCGGCAGCACGCGGCGGATCGGCCGCAGCATCGGCTCGGTCAGGCGGTCGAGCCCGGTCAGCAGGCTGCGCACGAACTGGTTGCCGGTGTTGATGACGTTGAACGCCACCAGCCAGCTGATGACGACCTGCACGATGATGATCCAGATGACGAGCTGGACGACCATCGTGAAGATACCGAGCAGAGCCGCGACCGTATTCATGCTGATCAATTCCTTGGCACGCCGTGCAGGCCTGTCTCCTAGCCGCGCGCCGGAACCGTGTCCACCGCGACGTCTTCGGTCTCCGCGGCAAGCCCCGCCTCGATGGCGTCCATCGCCGCGAGCAGCCCGGCCTTGTCGCAGCGCGCCGCGATGTCGGCCTCGACGGCGAGCACGCCCGGCGCGATTTCGCCGTACAGGCGCTCGCCGTCCGCGGTCAGCGTCAGCCGCGAGGTGCGGCCGTCGCGGTCGTCGGCCTCGCGCCGCATCAGCCCGCGCGCGATCAGCGCGGAGACGGCCCGGCTCACCGTCGCCTTCTCCATCGGGGTCATCCGCACCACGTCTTGCGCGCTGCGCCCCGGCTTTTCCGCGACCGCCGCGAGCACGCGCCACTGCGGCGAGGACAGCCCGCAGCCTTCATAG
Coding sequences:
- a CDS encoding MarC family protein, which translates into the protein MTELFVSALATLFVVIDPPGCAPIYSSLTAGASPQQRRAMAIRSVLVAAGVLLFFAFLGKGMLAALGISLDAFRIAGGILLFLIASEMVFEKRTERRSARAQEVASKDIEDVSVFPMAIPMLAGPGSIASVMLLTSQANGWAERSVVLAALGIVLVLTLAALLTAGPLMRLLGEKIEAMITRLLGVILAALAAQYVIDGIRASFSL
- a CDS encoding YggT family protein; this translates as MNTVAALLGIFTMVVQLVIWIIIVQVVISWLVAFNVINTGNQFVRSLLTGLDRLTEPMLRPIRRVLPDLGGIDLSPMVLILGLILIQRLVPALVFDIMAG
- a CDS encoding glycosyltransferase — protein: MVSIPSASQFDTAHPRVGLSTAVVLPCYNEAATIADVVAGFAEALPGAVVYVFDNNSSDDTARVAEAAGAVVIRETRQGKGHVVRRMFAEVDADIYVMADGDGTYAAVDAPMLVKALVERRLDMVVGTRRGVRQDAGRSGHALGNRLFNGVFQWMFGDDFSDIFSGYRVFSRRFAKTFPAVSRGFEIETEMSVHASQLMLPVAEIEIDYGVRPEGSVSKLRTFRDGFRILSVFFLLLKETRPAFFFGGLAALLMAASLAFGLPVVAEYLATGLVPRFPTAILAAALMIIAAMSATCGLILDSVSRSRVELKRMFLLTQRGLPTP
- the folD gene encoding bifunctional methylenetetrahydrofolate dehydrogenase/methenyltetrahydrofolate cyclohydrolase FolD, yielding MTAERIDGKAFAEGLRGRISAGVAPFLAATGRRPGLAVVLVGEDPASQVYVGSKHKATVEAGMASFEHRLPAETPEADLVALVERLNADDSVDGILVQLPLPKHMRESAVIEAIDPDKDVDGFHIVNAGRLATGLPGLVPCTPLGCMMLLEDRLGRDLSGKRAVVIGRSNIVGKPMVQLLLAANATVTVAHSRTADLPAVVREADIVVAAVGRPEMVRGDWLKRGAVVIDVGINRIAAPERGEGRTRLVGDVAYGEALETASAVTPVPGGVGPMTIAVLLRNTLVAAHRRAGLPAPEGL
- a CDS encoding MarR family winged helix-turn-helix transcriptional regulator, translating into MAPIRLDTFLPYRFAVLSDRLSQRLACVYEGCGLSSPQWRVLAAVAEKPGRSAQDVVRMTPMEKATVSRAVSALIARGLMRREADDRDGRTSRLTLTADGERLYGEIAPGVLAVEADIAARCDKAGLLAAMDAIEAGLAAETEDVAVDTVPARG